A genomic segment from Pyxidicoccus trucidator encodes:
- a CDS encoding penicillin-binding transpeptidase domain-containing protein, with the protein MTIRRRLLSAAALFPLTLLLGANEPQPEATLAVAVDSGTGSAGLAVAVDSGTGGAGLAVAAATGTGGMGQATAEASVDAGSPESHATANAAVLGGAPPDGGLAALAAEPGLVPPVPVPSRQSAPPIAKLQPLPRAADLLARAKLEGDRLVVKGKDGRKQVLTVDPGLQASLTNIMRDYEVPYGAVVVLEPSTGRVLAMAEHSVARPEMRGLPVRAVFPAASIFKIVTGSALLEAGVPPSMEECFHGGKRRLSEKHLEDSERDGACYSLALAMGKSANVIFAKLTHKHLTADSLRRMAARFRFNREITFPVPVDVSLASIPEESFGLANTGAGFGDVYLSPLHGALVASVAANDGRWVDPVLVEPDSGPLLPPEGEPVLTPEAAKDLTAMLEETVTHGTARGIFRERNFRVDGAVGKTGTLADRNPFRDYSWFVGFAPKDNPRVAVAAVIVNDPKWRIRGTWLGREALRLGLERVPAPVELTAPASAAGKH; encoded by the coding sequence ATGACGATCCGCCGCCGTCTCCTGTCCGCCGCAGCGCTGTTCCCCCTCACCCTGTTGCTCGGGGCCAATGAGCCACAGCCGGAGGCCACGCTGGCCGTGGCCGTGGACTCCGGCACCGGAAGCGCGGGCCTGGCTGTCGCCGTGGACTCTGGCACCGGCGGCGCGGGCCTGGCTGTCGCCGCGGCCACCGGCACCGGAGGCATGGGCCAGGCCACCGCCGAGGCCTCCGTCGACGCGGGCAGCCCCGAGTCCCATGCCACGGCCAACGCCGCGGTGCTCGGGGGGGCGCCACCGGATGGCGGGCTCGCCGCGCTCGCAGCAGAACCGGGGCTGGTGCCGCCCGTGCCGGTGCCCTCGCGGCAGTCGGCGCCGCCCATCGCGAAGCTGCAGCCGCTGCCGCGTGCCGCGGACCTGCTGGCCCGGGCGAAGCTGGAGGGCGACCGGCTGGTGGTGAAAGGGAAGGACGGCCGCAAGCAGGTGCTCACGGTGGACCCGGGGCTCCAGGCCTCGCTCACCAACATCATGCGCGACTACGAGGTGCCTTATGGCGCCGTCGTGGTGCTGGAGCCGTCCACGGGGCGGGTGCTGGCGATGGCGGAGCACTCGGTGGCGCGGCCGGAGATGCGTGGCCTGCCCGTGCGCGCGGTGTTCCCCGCGGCGAGCATCTTCAAGATTGTCACCGGCAGCGCGCTGCTGGAGGCGGGCGTCCCCCCGTCCATGGAGGAGTGCTTCCACGGCGGCAAGCGGCGGCTGTCCGAGAAGCACCTGGAGGACAGCGAGCGCGATGGGGCCTGCTACTCGCTGGCGCTGGCGATGGGCAAGAGTGCCAACGTCATCTTCGCCAAGCTGACGCACAAGCACCTCACCGCGGACTCGCTGCGCCGCATGGCGGCCCGCTTCCGCTTCAACCGCGAGATAACCTTCCCCGTCCCCGTGGACGTGTCGCTCGCGTCGATTCCAGAGGAGTCCTTCGGCCTGGCCAACACCGGCGCGGGCTTCGGCGACGTGTACCTGTCCCCGCTGCATGGCGCGCTGGTGGCGTCCGTGGCCGCCAATGATGGCCGCTGGGTGGACCCGGTGCTGGTGGAGCCGGACTCCGGTCCGCTGCTGCCCCCCGAGGGCGAGCCCGTCCTCACCCCCGAGGCGGCGAAGGACCTCACCGCCATGCTGGAGGAGACTGTCACCCACGGCACCGCGCGCGGCATCTTCCGCGAGCGCAACTTCCGCGTGGACGGCGCCGTGGGCAAGACGGGCACGCTGGCGGACCGCAACCCGTTCCGCGACTACTCGTGGTTCGTGGGCTTCGCGCCCAAGGACAACCCGCGCGTGGCCGTGGCCGCCGTCATCGTGAATGACCCGAAGTGGCGCATCCGGGGCACCTGGCTGGGCCGCGAGGCCCTCCGCCTGGGCCTGGAGCGGGTGCCCGCGCCGGTGGAGCTGACGGCCCCGGCGTCCGCAGCGGGCAAGCACTGA
- a CDS encoding RelA/SpoT family protein: MIRLNDILQRVSSYHPDPDLDIIKKAYVYSAKVHQGQLRKSGEPYLVHPLEVAGILGELKLDEASIVTGLLHDTIEDTLATAEELTELFGAEVAQLVDGVTKLSKFSASATLSQEEKQAENFRKMIIAMAQDIRVILVKLADRTHNMRTLDHMSEEKQARIAQETLDIYAPLANRLGISWIKTELEDLSFRYVKPQEFFALQEKLNKRKKEREKYIEDTCDLIRSKLAERGLKGEVSGRFKHVYSIYKKIKAQGIDFDQIHDIIAFRIIAPAAPACYEALGLVHEMWKPVPGRFKDFIAIPKPNMYQSLHTTVIGPLSERVEVQIRTAEMHKIAEEGIAAHWKYKEGKAVISKDDEKFAWLRQLMEWQQDLKDPKEFLETVKVDLFTDEVFVFTPKGDVRSLPRGATPVDFAYAIHSDVGNRCVGAKVNGKIVPLRYKLKNGDTVEVLTSPQQHPSKDWLTFVKTSRAQQRIRGFIKQQQRDKSLQLGRELTDRELKRFQLNFNRLLKSGEMKKVAEELGFRVEDDLLVAIGYGKVTPQQLVQRLVPQEKLSAAETAARGDGNGVPGGNSVSSSMLPGLSRVTDLAKRLVGRSNRSGVQIGGVDDVLVRFGRCCNPVPGDPIAGFITRGRGVTVHTVGCEKALATDPERRVDVTWDVRGDFKRPVTLRVLTADRPGLLADISNTFSKKGVNISQANCRATGDDRAVNTFEVTISDLKQLTDLMRTIERLNGVYSVERI; the protein is encoded by the coding sequence ATGATTCGCCTGAACGACATCCTCCAACGGGTCTCCTCGTATCACCCGGACCCTGACCTGGACATCATCAAGAAGGCTTACGTCTACTCGGCCAAGGTCCACCAGGGCCAGCTGAGGAAGTCTGGCGAGCCCTACCTCGTCCACCCGCTCGAGGTGGCGGGCATCCTCGGAGAGCTGAAGCTCGACGAGGCATCCATCGTCACCGGCCTCCTCCACGACACCATTGAGGACACACTCGCCACCGCCGAGGAGCTCACGGAGCTGTTCGGCGCGGAAGTCGCCCAGCTGGTGGACGGCGTCACGAAGCTGTCCAAGTTCTCCGCGTCCGCGACGCTCTCCCAGGAGGAGAAGCAGGCGGAGAACTTCCGGAAGATGATCATCGCGATGGCGCAGGACATCCGCGTCATCCTCGTGAAGCTGGCGGACCGCACGCACAACATGCGGACGCTGGACCACATGTCCGAGGAGAAGCAGGCGCGCATCGCCCAGGAGACCCTGGACATCTACGCGCCGCTCGCGAACCGGCTCGGCATCTCGTGGATCAAGACGGAGCTGGAGGACCTGAGCTTCCGCTACGTGAAGCCGCAGGAGTTCTTCGCGCTCCAGGAGAAGCTGAACAAGCGCAAGAAGGAGCGCGAGAAGTACATCGAGGACACGTGCGACCTCATCCGCTCGAAGCTGGCGGAGCGCGGGCTGAAGGGCGAGGTGAGCGGCCGCTTCAAGCACGTCTACAGCATCTACAAGAAGATCAAGGCGCAGGGCATCGACTTCGACCAGATCCACGACATCATCGCCTTCCGCATCATCGCCCCCGCGGCGCCCGCCTGCTACGAGGCGCTCGGGCTGGTGCACGAGATGTGGAAGCCGGTGCCGGGGCGCTTCAAGGACTTCATCGCGATTCCGAAGCCCAACATGTACCAGTCACTGCACACCACGGTGATTGGCCCCTTGAGCGAGCGCGTCGAGGTGCAGATCCGCACCGCGGAGATGCACAAGATCGCCGAGGAGGGCATCGCCGCCCACTGGAAGTACAAGGAGGGCAAGGCGGTCATCTCCAAGGATGACGAGAAGTTCGCCTGGCTGCGCCAGCTGATGGAGTGGCAGCAAGACTTGAAGGACCCGAAGGAGTTCCTCGAGACGGTGAAGGTGGACCTCTTCACCGATGAGGTCTTCGTCTTCACGCCCAAGGGCGACGTGCGCTCGCTGCCGCGCGGGGCCACGCCGGTGGACTTCGCGTACGCCATCCACTCGGACGTGGGCAACCGGTGCGTGGGCGCGAAGGTGAACGGGAAGATTGTCCCGCTGCGCTACAAGCTGAAGAACGGCGACACGGTGGAAGTGCTGACCAGCCCGCAGCAGCACCCGTCCAAGGACTGGCTCACCTTCGTCAAGACGAGCCGCGCGCAGCAGCGCATCCGCGGCTTCATCAAGCAGCAGCAGCGCGACAAGAGCCTCCAGCTGGGCCGCGAGCTGACGGACCGCGAGCTGAAGCGCTTCCAGCTCAACTTCAACCGGCTGCTCAAGTCCGGGGAGATGAAGAAGGTCGCCGAGGAGCTGGGCTTCCGCGTCGAGGACGACCTGCTGGTGGCCATCGGCTACGGCAAGGTGACGCCGCAGCAGTTGGTGCAGCGGCTGGTGCCGCAGGAGAAGCTCTCCGCGGCGGAGACCGCGGCGCGCGGCGACGGCAACGGCGTGCCCGGGGGCAACTCCGTCAGCAGCTCCATGCTGCCCGGCCTGTCCCGCGTCACGGACCTGGCCAAGCGGCTGGTGGGCCGCAGCAACCGCAGCGGCGTGCAGATTGGCGGCGTGGACGACGTGCTCGTGCGCTTCGGACGGTGTTGCAACCCCGTCCCCGGCGACCCCATCGCCGGCTTCATCACCCGGGGACGGGGAGTGACGGTGCACACGGTCGGCTGTGAGAAGGCGCTGGCCACGGACCCCGAGCGGCGCGTGGACGTGACATGGGACGTACGCGGGGACTTCAAGCGCCCCGTCACCCTGCGCGTGCTGACGGCGGACCGGCCGGGCCTGCTGGCGGACATCTCCAACACCTTCTCGAAGAAGGGCGTCAACATCTCCCAGGCCAACTGCCGCGCCACGGGGGATGACCGGGCGGTGAATACCTTCGAGGTCACCATCTCCGACCTCAAGCAGCTCACCGACCTGATGCGCACCATCGAGCGTCTCAACGGCGTCTACTCCGTCGAGCGAATCTGA
- a CDS encoding RidA family protein, with the protein MARKAIHSDQAPKAIGPYSQAVQVDAGKMTFLSGQIPLDPSTMEMVQGDVVAQAERVMENLKAVLTAGGLDFSHVVRCTIFLTDLGDFARVNEVYGRYFTGAPPARATVQVSALPRGSKVEIDAIAVS; encoded by the coding sequence ATGGCTCGCAAGGCAATCCACTCAGACCAGGCCCCCAAGGCCATTGGCCCCTACTCGCAGGCGGTGCAGGTGGACGCGGGGAAGATGACCTTCCTCTCCGGCCAGATTCCGCTGGACCCCTCCACCATGGAGATGGTGCAGGGCGACGTCGTCGCGCAGGCCGAGCGGGTGATGGAGAACCTGAAGGCCGTGCTCACCGCGGGCGGGCTGGACTTCTCCCACGTGGTGCGCTGCACCATCTTCCTCACCGACCTGGGCGACTTCGCCCGGGTGAACGAAGTCTACGGCCGCTACTTCACCGGCGCGCCCCCTGCCCGCGCCACCGTGCAGGTCTCCGCGCTGCCGCGCGGCTCCAAGGTGGAGATCGACGCCATCGCCGTGTCCTGA
- a CDS encoding glutaredoxin family protein: MRVDIYSKPNCSLCDKAASVVESVRARIPFELRIISILEDAAAFDAWRYDIPVVVIDGVPAFKHRVDPAELEARLREAQGGTAIAKTAAQDG; encoded by the coding sequence ATGAGAGTCGATATCTACTCGAAACCCAACTGCTCGCTCTGCGACAAGGCAGCCAGCGTCGTGGAGTCCGTGCGAGCTCGCATCCCCTTCGAGCTGCGGATCATCTCCATCCTGGAGGACGCGGCGGCCTTCGACGCCTGGCGCTACGACATCCCCGTGGTCGTCATCGACGGCGTTCCCGCCTTCAAGCACCGCGTGGACCCGGCCGAGCTGGAAGCCCGCCTGCGCGAGGCCCAGGGTGGCACAGCCATTGCTAAAACCGCTGCCCAGGATGGGTAG
- a CDS encoding DUF4388 domain-containing protein, whose product MRGLSGDFSTMPLKDLVVYLGNRRVTGALKVERGDVRKQLELRDGHVVTASSNQPREFFGQFLINMGHLTEDQLEKAFATQAQTRVFLGKILVMTGLVPEATVRSTLSHKFREMLLDAFHWDDGGFAFDPSDSAPDIPGLDVSVDLLDIHREGEFRETAWQAIRAVFPSGGVRLAVDERKLPERKPGSMDERIVQLIKEGLTIDGLALALHATDFFLYQRLYALYRLDAVKVSELEPEPETAVVVEEEEDAGVIGSESSSDEVLQAAQLFLDAGNVRDAEALARRAHEMSSSPRTAELLKAAQERLVVELRRELVEPPRVPALQVAPAHLKTLQLSAPERYLLSRIDGRRDVAAIVHVSPLQELDALKFFQGFVDRGLVKLTAR is encoded by the coding sequence ATGCGTGGCTTGTCTGGTGACTTTTCGACGATGCCCCTCAAGGACCTCGTCGTCTACCTCGGGAACCGAAGGGTCACCGGTGCGCTGAAGGTGGAGCGGGGGGACGTGCGCAAGCAACTGGAGCTGCGCGACGGCCACGTGGTGACCGCCAGCTCCAACCAGCCGCGCGAGTTCTTCGGTCAATTCCTCATCAACATGGGGCACCTGACGGAGGACCAGCTCGAGAAGGCCTTCGCCACCCAGGCCCAGACGCGCGTCTTCCTCGGGAAGATCCTGGTGATGACGGGCCTGGTGCCCGAGGCCACCGTCCGTAGCACGCTGAGTCATAAGTTCCGGGAGATGCTGCTGGACGCCTTCCACTGGGACGACGGCGGCTTCGCCTTCGACCCCTCTGACTCGGCGCCGGACATCCCCGGCCTGGACGTCAGCGTGGACCTGCTGGACATCCACCGCGAGGGCGAGTTCCGCGAGACGGCCTGGCAGGCCATCCGCGCCGTATTCCCCTCCGGAGGGGTGCGGCTGGCGGTGGACGAGCGCAAGCTGCCCGAGCGCAAGCCCGGCAGCATGGACGAGCGCATCGTCCAGCTCATCAAGGAAGGGCTCACCATCGACGGGCTGGCCCTGGCGCTGCACGCCACGGACTTCTTCCTCTACCAGCGGCTGTACGCCCTCTACCGGCTGGACGCGGTGAAGGTGTCCGAGCTGGAGCCCGAGCCGGAGACGGCCGTGGTGGTGGAGGAGGAAGAGGACGCGGGCGTCATCGGCTCGGAGTCCTCGTCGGACGAGGTGCTCCAGGCGGCGCAGCTCTTCCTGGACGCCGGCAACGTGCGGGACGCCGAGGCCCTGGCGCGCCGCGCGCACGAGATGTCGTCCTCCCCCCGCACCGCCGAGTTGCTGAAGGCGGCGCAGGAGCGGCTGGTGGTGGAGCTGCGCCGGGAGCTGGTGGAGCCGCCCCGCGTGCCCGCGCTGCAGGTGGCGCCCGCGCACCTGAAGACGCTCCAGCTCTCCGCGCCCGAGCGATATCTCCTGTCGCGCATCGACGGCCGGCGCGACGTGGCCGCCATCGTCCACGTGTCCCCGCTCCAGGAGCTGGACGCCCTGAAGTTCTTCCAGGGCTTCGTGGACCGGGGGCTGGTGAAGCTCACGGCCCGCTGA
- a CDS encoding GGDEF domain-containing protein — translation MGVRRKRVGKAGQPPTVLVVEPRAEDLERTRTLLGEAGFRVVPLTRFDAAMPLFEVIRPDAVLMAAQPPDYGAVQVARRLRQVSRGTVPVLYLVDPHDMEAYRYCLEKGQCVDIVSRGISGAELAMKLHAQLKLKAAVLRAAAGEESGTALALHDPVTGLYNRPFLLALIGLEVRRAERYGGTFSLVAAEVSGYGAFRKEFGRGMAERLLVYSAVVLGQTVREADAVARVADSEFALLLPGTPAESVPEVMARVSARFESARFQVEGRVVRTALELGAVSFPDSVGTPTQLLAAALQELRRTREFRRMVGGPTRLSV, via the coding sequence GTGGGCGTGAGACGAAAGCGGGTGGGCAAGGCCGGTCAGCCGCCCACCGTGCTCGTGGTGGAGCCGCGAGCGGAAGACCTGGAGCGGACCCGGACGCTCCTGGGGGAGGCCGGCTTTCGGGTGGTGCCGCTGACGCGCTTCGACGCGGCGATGCCACTGTTCGAGGTCATCCGTCCGGACGCGGTGCTGATGGCCGCCCAGCCGCCGGACTACGGCGCGGTGCAGGTGGCGCGGCGGCTGCGGCAGGTCAGCCGGGGCACGGTGCCGGTGCTCTACCTCGTGGACCCGCATGACATGGAGGCGTACCGGTACTGCCTGGAGAAGGGGCAGTGCGTGGACATCGTCTCGCGCGGGATCAGCGGGGCGGAGCTGGCCATGAAGCTCCACGCGCAGCTGAAGCTGAAGGCGGCGGTGCTGCGGGCGGCGGCGGGCGAGGAGTCCGGCACGGCGCTGGCGCTGCATGACCCGGTGACGGGGCTCTACAACCGACCCTTCCTGCTGGCGCTCATCGGGCTGGAGGTGCGCAGGGCGGAGCGGTACGGCGGGACGTTCTCCCTGGTGGCGGCCGAGGTGAGCGGCTACGGCGCCTTCCGCAAGGAGTTCGGGCGCGGCATGGCCGAGCGCCTGCTGGTGTACAGCGCGGTGGTGCTGGGGCAGACGGTGCGCGAGGCGGACGCGGTGGCCCGGGTGGCCGACAGCGAGTTCGCGCTGCTGCTGCCGGGCACTCCCGCGGAGTCGGTTCCGGAGGTGATGGCCCGGGTGAGCGCCCGCTTCGAATCGGCGCGCTTCCAGGTGGAGGGCCGGGTGGTGCGCACGGCGCTGGAGCTGGGGGCGGTGAGCTTCCCGGACTCGGTGGGCACGCCCACGCAGCTGCTGGCGGCGGCACTCCAGGAGCTGAGACGGACGCGAGAATTTCGTCGAATGGTCGGGGGACCAACCCGACTGTCGGTGTGA
- a CDS encoding sulfurtransferase TusA family protein, with product MDEAVRLDTSGALCPMPILEIAKAMRRLPPGTVVELISTDRGLEADLPAWCEATGNPLLRLERRGESYVGWVRKAG from the coding sequence ATGGACGAAGCGGTCCGCCTGGACACCTCGGGGGCGCTGTGCCCCATGCCCATCCTCGAAATCGCCAAGGCCATGCGGCGGCTTCCGCCGGGCACGGTGGTGGAGCTCATCTCCACGGACCGGGGCCTGGAAGCAGACCTCCCGGCCTGGTGCGAGGCCACCGGAAATCCGCTCCTGCGCCTGGAGCGCCGGGGGGAGAGCTACGTGGGGTGGGTGCGCAAGGCGGGCTGA
- a CDS encoding ABC transporter permease, with protein MDGLKETLVIWSAELRRAVRSGRAVVLLGLYSMFSALVLMVVGWLAAQVRAEVNKQLESAGAGADASAQVGEEMRKGMLGFLTSNDSAMMEALAQVPMEVLVVFKITLFFLPAYVALMGFDQISGEVGPRSMRYLTVRARRSSVLLGKFLSQATLLLGLVLIIDLAIFVYARIANPTFGFADVALNLLKFWLAAIVFSLSYVSLTTLCSSLFRAPAVSLVFNFILLFVFWLMDTIGRWAGEESALRFLRYLSPSYYAGNLLHPRLAEFGASGAAYAGFATIFLLGAYAVLRARDL; from the coding sequence TTGGACGGACTGAAAGAAACCCTGGTCATCTGGAGCGCCGAGCTGCGCCGGGCCGTGCGCAGTGGGCGCGCGGTGGTGCTGCTCGGCCTCTACAGCATGTTCTCCGCGCTGGTGTTGATGGTGGTGGGCTGGCTCGCGGCCCAGGTACGCGCGGAGGTGAACAAGCAACTGGAGTCCGCCGGCGCGGGCGCGGATGCCTCGGCGCAGGTCGGCGAGGAGATGCGGAAGGGCATGCTGGGCTTCCTCACCAGCAATGACTCCGCGATGATGGAGGCGCTCGCGCAGGTGCCGATGGAGGTGCTGGTGGTCTTCAAGATCACCCTCTTCTTCCTCCCGGCCTACGTCGCGCTGATGGGCTTCGACCAGATCAGCGGCGAGGTGGGCCCGCGCTCCATGCGCTACCTCACCGTGCGCGCGCGCCGCTCGTCGGTGCTGCTGGGCAAGTTCCTGTCGCAGGCGACGCTGCTGCTCGGGCTGGTGCTCATCATCGACCTGGCCATCTTCGTGTACGCCCGCATCGCCAACCCCACCTTCGGCTTCGCGGACGTGGCGCTCAACCTGCTCAAGTTCTGGCTGGCGGCCATCGTCTTCTCGCTGTCCTACGTGTCGCTCACCACGCTGTGCTCCAGCCTCTTCCGCGCCCCGGCGGTGAGCCTCGTCTTCAACTTCATCCTGCTGTTCGTCTTCTGGCTGATGGACACCATCGGCCGGTGGGCCGGAGAGGAGAGCGCGCTGCGCTTCCTGCGTTACCTGTCGCCCTCGTACTACGCGGGGAACCTGCTGCACCCCCGACTGGCCGAGTTCGGCGCCAGCGGAGCCGCATACGCGGGCTTCGCCACCATCTTCCTGCTGGGCGCCTACGCCGTCCTGCGCGCGAGGGACCTGTGA
- a CDS encoding DsbA family protein — MKPNVIVALIVGLVLGFFGGRVVSGPSKTDDAKPAATAPSAQAQNRRPVDPTVFKVPIDGAPVKGSPEALVTLVEFSDYECPFCSRADVTVRKLQEQYGSKLRVVMKQNPLSFHPRAKPAAIAAMAAGEQGKYWEYHEKLFANQKALDDASLEKYAQELKLDIAKWKADLANPKFQDTIQKDQAQASQLGASGTPAFFINGRFLSGAQPIDNFKALIDEELGKAEALVKGGVSASQVYAKIIEKGTEKAAPKQNPAQQAAAAVRKVDVPSDSPSFGPTNAKVTIIEFSDFECPFCSRVGPTLTQIKENYAKDVRVVFRHQPLSFHKNAKLAAEASMAAHEQGKFWEFHDKLFANQKALERASLEQYAKELGLNVGAFKAALDSGKYKAKVEADMAAGSAVGANGTPTFFINGREFVGAQPFDNFKKLIDEEIAKADKLIASGTKAEELYGKLIAQNIAAAPAAPAGGPPGAPAEPPVQKVDVGNAPVKGPKNAPITIVAFSDFECPFCSRVLPTMKQIEDQYGNKVKVAFKNQPLPFHANAKPAAAAALAANEQGKFWEMHDKLFANQRALDRASLEKYAQELGLNMGKFKAALDSGKYTAQIEADAAEGSRLGASGTPTFFINGRTLVGAQPFEAFKRVIDEELKKAGGAVAADAK, encoded by the coding sequence ATGAAGCCCAATGTCATCGTGGCCCTCATCGTGGGCCTGGTGCTCGGTTTCTTTGGTGGCCGCGTCGTTAGCGGCCCCTCGAAGACCGATGACGCCAAGCCCGCCGCGACCGCGCCCTCCGCACAGGCGCAGAACCGCCGCCCGGTGGACCCCACCGTCTTCAAGGTGCCCATCGACGGCGCGCCGGTGAAGGGCAGCCCCGAGGCGCTCGTCACCCTGGTGGAGTTCTCGGACTACGAGTGCCCCTTCTGCAGCCGCGCGGACGTCACCGTTCGCAAGCTCCAGGAGCAGTACGGCAGCAAGCTCCGCGTGGTCATGAAGCAGAACCCGCTCTCCTTCCACCCCCGCGCGAAGCCCGCCGCCATCGCCGCCATGGCGGCCGGTGAGCAGGGCAAGTACTGGGAGTACCACGAGAAGCTCTTCGCCAATCAGAAGGCGCTCGATGACGCGTCCCTGGAGAAGTACGCGCAGGAGCTGAAGCTGGACATCGCGAAGTGGAAGGCCGACCTGGCCAACCCGAAGTTCCAGGACACCATCCAGAAGGACCAGGCCCAGGCCAGCCAGCTGGGCGCCAGCGGCACCCCGGCCTTCTTCATCAACGGCCGCTTCCTCTCCGGCGCGCAGCCCATCGACAACTTCAAGGCCCTCATCGACGAGGAGCTGGGCAAGGCCGAGGCCCTGGTGAAGGGTGGCGTCTCCGCTTCCCAGGTCTACGCGAAGATCATCGAGAAGGGCACCGAGAAGGCCGCCCCGAAGCAGAACCCCGCGCAGCAGGCCGCCGCCGCCGTCCGCAAGGTGGACGTCCCGTCCGACTCGCCCTCCTTCGGCCCGACCAACGCCAAGGTCACCATCATCGAGTTCTCCGACTTCGAGTGCCCCTTCTGCAGCCGCGTGGGCCCCACGCTGACGCAGATCAAGGAGAACTACGCCAAGGACGTGCGCGTGGTGTTCCGCCACCAGCCGCTGTCCTTCCACAAGAACGCGAAGCTCGCCGCCGAGGCCTCCATGGCCGCGCACGAGCAGGGCAAGTTCTGGGAGTTCCACGACAAGCTCTTCGCCAATCAGAAGGCCCTGGAGCGCGCCTCCCTGGAGCAGTACGCGAAGGAGCTCGGCCTGAATGTCGGCGCCTTCAAGGCCGCCCTCGACAGCGGCAAGTACAAGGCGAAGGTCGAGGCGGACATGGCCGCCGGCAGCGCGGTGGGCGCCAACGGCACCCCCACGTTCTTCATCAACGGCCGTGAGTTCGTCGGCGCCCAGCCCTTCGACAACTTCAAGAAGCTCATCGACGAGGAGATCGCCAAGGCCGACAAGCTCATCGCCAGCGGCACCAAGGCGGAAGAGCTGTACGGCAAGCTGATCGCCCAGAACATCGCCGCCGCTCCCGCCGCTCCCGCGGGTGGCCCCCCGGGTGCCCCGGCCGAGCCGCCGGTGCAGAAGGTGGACGTCGGCAACGCCCCGGTGAAGGGCCCGAAGAACGCCCCCATCACCATCGTCGCCTTCTCTGACTTCGAGTGCCCGTTCTGCAGCCGCGTGCTGCCCACGATGAAGCAGATCGAGGACCAGTACGGCAACAAGGTGAAGGTGGCCTTCAAGAACCAGCCGCTGCCCTTCCACGCCAACGCCAAGCCGGCCGCCGCCGCCGCGCTGGCCGCCAACGAGCAGGGCAAGTTCTGGGAGATGCACGACAAGCTGTTCGCCAACCAGCGTGCCCTGGACCGCGCCTCCCTGGAGAAGTACGCCCAGGAGCTCGGCCTCAACATGGGCAAGTTCAAGGCGGCCCTGGACAGCGGCAAGTACACCGCGCAGATCGAGGCGGACGCCGCCGAGGGCTCGCGCCTGGGCGCCAGCGGCACCCCGACGTTCTTCATCAACGGCCGCACCCTCGTCGGCGCGCAGCCCTTCGAGGCCTTCAAGCGCGTCATCGACGAGGAGCTGAAGAAGGCCGGCGGCGCGGTGGCGGCGGACGCGAAGTAG
- a CDS encoding ABC transporter ATP-binding protein: protein MSDLAIELFGVSKRFGPKVAVNAVSFAVPRGSVFGLIGPNGAGKTTTFSMMCGYLYPTDGTLKVMDVDPAQPGALKGKLGALPQDAVLPPGWETGALLTYWARLSALADPEREARDALEQVGLMEAWNVQTQALSHGMAKRAAMAQALMGRPPLVLLDEPTAGLDPRIAAQVRQVIRTMREHQQTVVVSSHNLQELEELCDAAAILDKGSLAKAGTMSELTGQGSEFRVQIARGDVLIPEIAALADVTDARMESESVLRVRIRGGVKPEEVISRVVGHLLQHGVLILGVSRGQRLEDRVLQLL, encoded by the coding sequence GTGAGCGACCTGGCGATTGAGCTGTTCGGAGTCTCCAAGCGCTTCGGCCCCAAGGTGGCCGTCAACGCCGTCAGCTTCGCCGTGCCCCGGGGCTCGGTGTTCGGTCTCATCGGCCCCAACGGCGCCGGGAAGACGACCACCTTCTCCATGATGTGCGGCTACCTCTACCCCACCGACGGCACGCTCAAGGTCATGGACGTGGACCCCGCGCAGCCCGGCGCCCTCAAGGGGAAGCTCGGCGCGCTGCCCCAGGACGCGGTGCTGCCCCCCGGCTGGGAGACGGGCGCGCTGCTCACCTACTGGGCCCGCCTGTCCGCGCTGGCCGACCCGGAGCGCGAGGCCCGCGACGCCCTGGAGCAGGTGGGGCTGATGGAGGCGTGGAACGTCCAGACGCAGGCGCTCAGCCACGGCATGGCCAAGCGCGCCGCCATGGCCCAGGCCCTCATGGGGCGCCCGCCGCTGGTGCTCCTGGACGAGCCCACCGCCGGACTGGATCCGCGCATCGCCGCCCAGGTGCGCCAGGTCATCCGGACCATGAGGGAGCACCAGCAGACGGTGGTCGTCTCCAGCCACAACCTCCAGGAGCTGGAGGAGCTGTGCGACGCCGCCGCCATCCTCGACAAGGGCTCGCTCGCGAAGGCCGGCACCATGTCCGAGCTCACCGGCCAGGGCTCCGAGTTCCGCGTGCAGATTGCCCGGGGCGACGTGCTGATTCCGGAGATTGCCGCCCTGGCCGACGTCACCGACGCGCGCATGGAGAGCGAGTCCGTGCTGCGTGTGCGCATCCGTGGCGGCGTGAAGCCCGAGGAGGTCATCAGCCGCGTGGTGGGGCACCTCCTCCAGCACGGCGTGCTCATCCTCGGCGTCAGCAGGGGCCAGCGCCTGGAAGACCGCGTCCTCCAGCTGCTCTGA